The following proteins are co-located in the Rippkaea orientalis PCC 8801 genome:
- a CDS encoding PEP-CTERM domain protein → MSSFVRISQTTILALACFLCFGTAEKAESFTFNTVVNNEDLVPETNRLFNSYNPPSVNNNGVVVFRARSQGGSGQPATGVFTRDMASLNADIIPIITRGMEVPEPNNTTPDPTFTEFPSFPRIDQDSNRVASRGQSNPVWQLPDDTRLGTSGIYTDETGTVITGVSQLGAIAGFELFSVPGTTPGTKFDQFPGSPSVTNGDTLVFKGNWTDENLIPQTGVYFRNVVENGGLSPVELIADSNTLIPGTTTEFGSTAPPSAADGQVVFVGVDNEATPTLGGIYLSSLDDPTNLQSLVSIGGLGDLINDPDGLKSIGEGLSFDGNSVAFWGGWGTDFFTQTVICPEEGNQERLQYCRDQSPNGDGIYQFDVLSNQGIFVTDLDTNETQLIAQTGTDFSTFVFWNFSGRVPGSENEEDGELARWRSSAFIALSGEQVAFKATTGPDAETGEDGIYIQLGPDLPITTVVETGMDGSVLDPIAAGLPITSLSIEREGLRNGWLAIAASMGNEEASWAGIYITRTVPEPSSVVALLGLAIAGLGATLAKPK, encoded by the coding sequence ATGTCCAGTTTTGTTAGGATTTCTCAAACAACTATCCTGGCCTTAGCTTGTTTTTTGTGTTTTGGAACAGCAGAAAAAGCCGAAAGTTTTACGTTTAATACCGTGGTTAATAATGAGGATCTCGTTCCTGAGACTAATCGCTTATTTAATAGTTATAATCCCCCATCAGTTAATAATAATGGGGTAGTTGTGTTTCGTGCGCGTAGTCAAGGGGGAAGTGGTCAACCAGCGACAGGAGTCTTTACCCGTGATATGGCTAGTCTTAACGCCGATATTATCCCAATTATTACCCGTGGGATGGAAGTCCCTGAACCCAATAATACGACCCCTGACCCAACTTTTACCGAATTTCCCTCCTTTCCTCGTATCGATCAAGATAGCAACCGCGTGGCTTCACGGGGTCAATCCAATCCCGTCTGGCAATTACCCGACGATACCAGATTAGGAACTTCTGGGATCTATACCGACGAAACAGGGACGGTTATCACAGGGGTTAGTCAATTAGGTGCGATCGCCGGATTTGAGTTATTTAGTGTCCCTGGAACCACGCCAGGCACTAAGTTTGACCAGTTTCCTGGTTCTCCGTCCGTGACCAATGGCGATACTCTTGTGTTCAAGGGAAATTGGACCGATGAAAATTTAATTCCCCAAACAGGGGTCTATTTTCGCAATGTCGTCGAAAATGGTGGACTTTCTCCTGTAGAACTGATTGCCGATAGTAATACCCTGATTCCTGGGACAACCACAGAATTTGGCTCAACCGCTCCTCCCAGTGCGGCCGACGGTCAAGTGGTGTTTGTTGGGGTAGATAACGAGGCCACTCCAACTTTAGGCGGAATTTATCTATCTTCTTTGGATGATCCGACCAATCTACAATCTTTGGTCAGTATTGGTGGTTTAGGGGATTTGATTAATGATCCTGATGGGTTAAAGTCCATTGGGGAGGGATTGTCCTTTGATGGCAACTCTGTCGCTTTTTGGGGAGGTTGGGGAACGGATTTCTTTACCCAAACTGTCATCTGTCCTGAAGAGGGAAATCAAGAGAGATTGCAATATTGTCGGGATCAATCCCCCAATGGAGACGGGATCTATCAATTTGATGTCCTATCCAATCAAGGCATTTTTGTGACCGATCTCGACACCAACGAAACCCAGTTAATCGCCCAAACAGGCACTGACTTTTCTACCTTCGTTTTTTGGAACTTTTCGGGAAGAGTACCGGGATCAGAGAATGAGGAAGATGGAGAACTCGCTCGGTGGCGTTCCTCTGCGTTCATTGCATTAAGTGGGGAACAGGTGGCCTTTAAGGCAACCACTGGACCCGATGCCGAAACAGGAGAAGATGGCATTTATATTCAATTAGGACCCGATTTACCGATAACCACAGTGGTAGAAACGGGGATGGATGGGAGTGTTCTTGATCCCATTGCTGCTGGTTTACCGATTACCTCCTTGTCCATTGAACGGGAAGGACTTCGGAATGGATGGTTAGCGATCGCTGCGAGTATGGGCAATGAAGAGGCCAGTTGGGCAGGAATTTATATCACTCGCACTGTGCCTGAACCGTCTTCTGTCGTTGCGTTGTTGGGTCTGGCAATAGCAGGGTTAGGAGCAACCCTAGCAAAACCTAAGTAA
- a CDS encoding heavy metal-responsive transcriptional regulator, which translates to MKEMSTISEVAHQLSLNPQTIYFYERIGLIPSPCRSEGGYRLFSEEDLARLSLIMTLKSLGMTLEEIKSILDLKDNQRLTCREVAQELEEKILKINTKIAQLTTLRRELTNLLEECCTRLESRSKLCQCTLLDELLQQG; encoded by the coding sequence ATGAAAGAAATGTCAACCATTAGCGAAGTGGCTCATCAACTGAGTCTAAATCCTCAAACCATCTACTTTTATGAAAGGATTGGGCTAATTCCCTCTCCTTGTCGAAGTGAAGGAGGTTATCGGTTATTTAGCGAGGAAGATCTAGCCAGGTTGTCTTTAATTATGACTTTGAAGAGTTTAGGTATGACCCTAGAAGAAATCAAATCGATTCTCGATCTTAAAGATAATCAGCGTTTAACCTGTCGAGAAGTTGCTCAAGAGTTAGAAGAAAAAATTCTAAAAATCAACACAAAAATAGCTCAATTAACAACTCTTCGCCGGGAATTAACTAATCTTTTAGAGGAATGCTGTACTCGACTTGAATCCCGATCAAAACTGTGCCAATGTACTTTATTGGATGAATTGTTACAACAGGGATAG
- a CDS encoding pyridoxal-phosphate-dependent aminotransferase family protein — protein sequence MTIPTPSQPQPLTLPPRLLLGPGPSNANPRVLAAMSLPPIGHLDPFYLKMMDEIQSLLRYVWQTNNPLTISVSGTGSAGMEATLANVVEPGDKVLVGVMGYFGHRLVDMASRYGAQVHQLTKPWGQVFSLEELKQGLETHRPAVLALVNAETSTGARQPLEGVGDLCREYGCLLLVDTVTSLGGVPLYLDEWGVDLAYSCSQKGLGCPPGLSPFTMSPRAWEKLQNRKTPVSNWYLDMNLLSRYWGEPRTYHHTAPCNMNYGLREALSLIVEEGLENCWQRHQKNAELLWQGLEELGLICHVEKSFRLPTLTTVRIPEGVDGKAVIQRLLKDYHIEIGGGLGELAGQVWRIGLMGYNSRPENVLLLLEALKKVLK from the coding sequence TCTTAGCGGCCATGAGTCTTCCTCCCATTGGACACCTTGACCCCTTTTATCTGAAAATGATGGATGAGATTCAAAGTTTGCTACGCTACGTTTGGCAAACCAATAACCCCCTAACCATCTCGGTGAGTGGAACCGGAAGCGCGGGGATGGAAGCAACCCTAGCCAATGTAGTCGAACCAGGGGATAAAGTATTAGTCGGGGTGATGGGATACTTTGGCCATCGCTTAGTGGATATGGCCAGTCGCTACGGTGCACAGGTTCATCAACTGACCAAACCTTGGGGACAGGTATTCAGTTTAGAAGAGTTAAAACAGGGGTTAGAAACCCATCGTCCTGCGGTTCTCGCATTGGTTAATGCAGAAACCTCCACCGGGGCACGTCAACCGCTAGAAGGGGTAGGAGACTTGTGTCGAGAGTATGGGTGTTTGTTGTTGGTGGATACCGTCACCAGTTTGGGAGGAGTTCCCCTGTATTTGGATGAGTGGGGGGTAGATTTAGCCTATAGTTGTAGTCAAAAAGGGTTAGGTTGTCCCCCTGGACTGTCTCCCTTTACCATGAGTCCTCGCGCGTGGGAAAAGTTGCAGAACCGTAAAACTCCCGTGAGTAATTGGTATTTAGATATGAACCTCTTAAGTCGTTATTGGGGAGAACCAAGAACCTATCATCATACAGCCCCTTGTAATATGAATTATGGTTTGCGGGAAGCCTTAAGTTTAATTGTCGAAGAAGGTTTAGAAAATTGTTGGCAACGACATCAAAAAAATGCCGAATTATTATGGCAAGGACTAGAAGAATTAGGGTTAATTTGTCATGTTGAAAAATCTTTCCGTTTACCCACGTTAACCACGGTTCGTATTCCTGAAGGAGTCGATGGTAAGGCAGTAATCCAGCGATTGTTAAAAGACTATCATATCGAAATTGGTGGGGGGTTAGGAGAATTAGCCGGTCAAGTTTGGCGCATCGGGTTAATGGGCTATAATTCTCGTCCTGAGAATGTTCTGTTACTCTTAGAAGCTCTCAAAAAAGTGTTGAAATAA
- a CDS encoding DNA phosphorothioation-associated protein 4 — translation MAINRIRIAKDKADLVKALVDDSGGKGPFQTYADVMAFAASYGAKCKKRVPLNVIAKEPAPISLEIFISRGYDSLIKLLAIADTNDPKILSAYEAETEAKRVTIFEEYANAGLENLREELRGTVDYTERIVLMLSLEKLPNSCGDEEFDLSRFL, via the coding sequence ATGGCAATCAATCGTATTAGAATCGCTAAAGATAAAGCCGATTTAGTCAAAGCATTGGTCGATGATAGTGGCGGGAAAGGTCCTTTTCAAACCTATGCAGATGTGATGGCGTTTGCAGCGAGTTATGGAGCGAAATGTAAAAAACGAGTTCCCCTTAATGTCATTGCTAAAGAACCGGCTCCAATTAGCTTAGAAATTTTTATTTCTAGAGGATATGATAGCCTAATAAAGTTATTAGCGATCGCCGACACTAACGATCCTAAAATTCTTTCAGCCTATGAAGCTGAAACCGAAGCTAAACGAGTTACAATTTTTGAAGAATACGCCAATGCCGGACTAGAAAACCTGCGGGAAGAATTACGGGGAACCGTAGACTATACAGAGCGAATAGTCTTGATGCTAAGCTTAGAAAAATTGCCCAATTCTTGCGGAGATGAAGAATTTGATCTCAGCCGTTTTTTGTAA